A window of the Pararge aegeria chromosome 2, ilParAegt1.1, whole genome shotgun sequence genome harbors these coding sequences:
- the LOC120628040 gene encoding protein ANTAGONIST OF LIKE HETEROCHROMATIN PROTEIN 1-like encodes MINVRRICVAYILYKRRNKKTRVHVDPFLENRLLAGAFVTRFGKLQNNERKFKNYFRMSIRSFDELLCKIENKLQKSSLRRITIQPIERLAITLRYLATGNTFTDLHYSYVIGIATISEIVRQVCYIIWIELKSECIPQLNGIKWKEIAEGFLTYTNFPNCLGAIDGKHIRVIRPPHSGSLYFNYKKYYSVVLLAMCDADYNFTYINVGTSGSNADSTIFRRSQLYTKLESNTLGIPDPQELPIICPEVAYPSSVRAKLPFVIVGDEAFGLSSHVMRPYARDNLPYKKKIFNYRLSRARRYIECTFGIMSNKFRIFHRSMNVKLDLAQLIVKTACVLHNFIRKRDGYKVSHTFVTNGFTGPLPRQQTESSNTSASNIRDIFADYFINEGKVSWQHRYIIN; translated from the exons ATGATCAATGTCAGAAGAATATGTGTCGCTTACATACTTTACAAACGACGAAACAAGAAGACAAGAGTACATGTTGATCCCTTTCTTGAAAATAGGCTTCTTGCTGGGGCGTTTGTTACACGCTTTGgaaaactacaaaataatgaacgtaaatttaaaaattactttcgaATGTCCATTCGTTCTTTTGATGAACTGTTGTGTAAAATTGAGAATAAGCTACAAAAAAGCAGTTTACGAAGGATTACAATACAACCGATTGAGAGGCTCGCTATTACATTaag ataTTTGGCAACTGGTAATACATTCACTGATCTACACTATTCCTATGTGATTGGAATTGCAACAATTAGCGAAATAGTAAGACAAGTTTGTTACATAATATGGATTGAACTAAAGTCTGAATGTATTCCACAGCTTAATGGGATCAAATGGAAAGAAATCGCAGAGGGATTTCTCACATATACAAATTTTCCTAATTGCTTGGGTGCAATTGATGGAAAACATATAAGAGTGATTCGGCCGCCGCACAGTGGatcactatattttaattataagaaatattattctgTAGTGCTCCTCGCAATGTGTGATGctgattataattttacatatattaatGTCGGTACCAGTGGAAGCAACGCCGATTCAACCATCTTTAGAAGGAGTCAATTGTATACGAAACTGGAAAGTAACACGTTGGGTATCCCTGACCCGCAAGAGTTGCCTATTATTTGCCCCGAAGTAGCTTATCCATCTAGTGTAAGAGCAAAGTTGCCGTTCGTGATAGTGGGAGACGAGGCATTTGGTTTATCATCACATGTGATGCGGCCTTATGCTCGTGATAATTTAccttacaaaaagaaaatatttaattaccgtCTGTCCAGAGCTAGAAGGTACATAGAATGCACTTTTGGAATTATgtcaaataaatttagaatatttCACAGATCCATGAATGTCAAGTTAGATCTAGCACAATTAATAGTCAAGACGGCATGTGTACTTCacaatttcataaggaaacggGATGGCTACAAGGTCAGCCATACATTTGTCACAAATGGTTTTACGGGACCACTACCCAGGCAGCAGACTGAAAGTAGTAATACGTCGGCAAGTAATATCAGAGATATATTTGCAGATTACTTTATCAATGAAGGAAAAGTCTCCTGGCAACAccgatatataattaattaa
- the LOC120628049 gene encoding uncharacterized protein LOC120628049 yields MKIDTERVIIEVHLRPVLWDKRNELYKNRDAREAAWRDILKELAPNYENLSEEERKEADKKIQQRWRTARDTYQKDKISEKNQPSGSGSKKKKKKYSYYDILTFLDSTTETAGEESLCEEMSEQSNLETPNESTQPDTSRQESSHPTSKQKQVKSKKQAPSEFEAQLLECLKSNQLELESEDLAFFQSLQPSLKRFTRYQKLMFRTKVLNIVMEMESQTQPAYYSPIPTTSSSGFTELDSLSPINQDYQTNSIIQDTSSLNDNAISSAAVNDNETLISTESGLFNITSYDVIYTPATTSSTGESNVNAQDTNLQRNE; encoded by the exons ATGAAAATCGATACAGAACGAGTAATCATTGAAGTTCATCTGCGGCCCGTTTTGTGGGATAAACGCAATGAATTATACAAAAACAGGGACGCGAGGGAGGCTGCATGGAGAGATATTTTGAAGGAATTGGCACCTAACTACGAAAATTTGAGCGAAGAGGAAAGAAAAGAGGCGG ACAAGAAAATACAACAACGCTGGCGAACAGCAAGGGACACTTACCAGAAAGACAAGATATCTGAAAAAAATCAGCCATCCGGCTCTGGgagtaagaagaagaagaagaaatattcTTACTATGACATTTTGACTTTCTTAGACAGTACAACGGAAACTGCTGGAGAAGAGTCACTCTGTGAAGAAATGTCTGAACAAAGTAATTTAGAAACACCTAATGAGTCCACGCAACCAGATACTTCACGTCAAGAAAGTTCTCACCCaacatcaaaacaaaaacaagtaaAATCTAAAAAGCAAGCACCATCTGAATTTGAGGCACAGTTATTAGAATGCTTAAAGTCTAATCAACTGGAGCTAGAAAGTGAGGATTTGGCTTTCTTTCAGTCTCTGCAGCCTTCATTAAAAAGATTCACTAGATATCAAAAACTAATGTTCAGAACAAAAGTGTTAAATATAGTTATGGAAATGGAAAGTCAAACACAACCTGCATACTACAGTCCCATACCTACAACAAGTTCTAGTGGTTTTACTGAGCTTGACAGTTTGTCACCGATAAATCAAGATTACCAAACCAATAGTATAATCCAGGATACTTCGAGTCTTAACGACAATGCTATTAGTTCTGCTGCAGTGAATGACAATGAAACTCTTATTTCGACTGAAAGCGGCCTGTTTAATATCACGTCTTATGACGTAATTTATACCCCAGCAACAACATCATCTACAGGCGAAAGTAATGTCAACGCTCaggatacaaatttacaaagaaatgaatga